A part of Gemmatimonas groenlandica genomic DNA contains:
- a CDS encoding ECF-type sigma factor — MSTPQTSDQGDITKLLRHAGDGDASALQRVLGLLHDRLRGIAHRQLAGEGEGHTLETDGLVHEAYLRLEGLDRIQWRDRQHLLAMAARTMRRVLIDYAEQRRAHKRGGGELAVTLDMADVAMAAVDRRADELHALDEALERLSALNPRQSQVVECRFFVGLSVEETAETLELSPATVKRDWTAARAWLNRELSA, encoded by the coding sequence ATGAGCACCCCGCAGACGAGCGATCAGGGCGACATCACCAAGCTACTGCGGCATGCCGGCGACGGTGATGCCTCGGCGTTGCAGCGCGTGCTTGGGCTGCTGCACGACCGTCTGCGAGGGATCGCGCACCGCCAACTCGCGGGAGAAGGAGAAGGGCATACGCTGGAAACCGATGGGCTGGTGCACGAGGCGTATCTGCGCCTCGAGGGACTCGATCGTATTCAGTGGCGCGACCGGCAGCATCTGCTGGCCATGGCGGCGCGGACGATGCGTCGCGTACTGATCGACTATGCCGAGCAGCGCCGCGCGCACAAGCGCGGTGGCGGCGAATTGGCGGTCACGCTCGACATGGCCGATGTCGCGATGGCAGCCGTCGATCGCCGCGCCGACGAATTGCATGCGTTGGACGAAGCGCTCGAGCGCTTGTCGGCCCTCAATCCACGGCAAAGCCAGGTCGTGGAATGCCGCTTCTTCGTTGGGCTGAGTGTCGAAGAAACCGCCGAGACGTTGGAGCTGTCACCGGCCACGGTGAAGCGGGATTGGACCGCAGCGCGCGCGTGGTTGAACCGTGAGCTGAGCGCATGA
- a CDS encoding PIN domain-containing protein, with product MSVGLDTSVVLRLLTGAPAKQADAARRMLAASRDTICVSDLVVSESYFALRHHYAVPHADAAHAMAALLDDPRIQCTGVSRHVLRDSTARASRSAPGLMDQLILADYRANLCTIATFDRELSKADGAQLVV from the coding sequence ATGAGCGTCGGCCTCGACACATCGGTCGTACTCCGACTCCTGACCGGCGCACCGGCTAAGCAGGCTGATGCGGCCCGCAGAATGCTCGCGGCCTCGCGTGACACCATCTGTGTGTCCGATCTCGTGGTCAGCGAGTCGTACTTCGCCTTGCGCCATCATTATGCCGTGCCGCACGCCGACGCCGCTCACGCCATGGCCGCGCTACTGGACGATCCACGCATCCAGTGCACGGGCGTTTCGCGACATGTACTTCGTGACTCGACCGCGCGAGCATCACGCTCGGCACCTGGTCTGATGGATCAGCTCATTCTCGCGGACTACCGCGCCAATCTGTGTACGATCGCAACGTTCGACCGTGAGCTATCGAAAGCTGACGGTGCGCAACTCGTCGTCTGA
- a CDS encoding AAA family ATPase: MTAVSELLPLDAFGRHRLKVAFVGTHGVGKTTLCFDLAAQLKRLDLGVDIVKEVARRCPLPINEGTTLDAQRWILHTQIAEEIEAAADYEVVICDRSVLDNYAYLVARVGRRPELDPLVREWVRGYHALFKVPVLGAPTFDGKRAVSVGFQHEIDGIIDDLIDDFAVPVHRLDASARERWTLDAVGQLGLPTQLPQIDLFAAERPPA; the protein is encoded by the coding sequence ATGACCGCTGTTTCCGAACTTCTGCCACTCGACGCCTTCGGGCGTCATCGACTGAAGGTCGCGTTCGTGGGCACACACGGCGTCGGCAAGACGACCCTCTGCTTCGACCTCGCCGCGCAGCTCAAGCGCCTCGACCTGGGCGTCGACATCGTCAAGGAAGTCGCGCGGCGCTGTCCATTGCCGATCAATGAAGGCACCACGCTCGATGCGCAGCGATGGATTCTGCACACGCAGATCGCCGAGGAGATCGAAGCGGCAGCCGATTACGAAGTGGTGATCTGCGACCGGTCAGTACTCGATAACTACGCGTATCTCGTGGCCCGTGTGGGCCGTCGACCGGAACTCGATCCGCTCGTCCGCGAATGGGTGCGCGGCTATCACGCGCTCTTCAAGGTGCCGGTGCTTGGTGCGCCGACTTTCGATGGCAAGCGCGCGGTCAGTGTTGGCTTTCAGCACGAGATCGATGGCATCATCGATGATCTCATCGACGACTTCGCCGTCCCCGTGCATCGCCTCGACGCGTCGGCACGCGAGCGATGGACGCTCGACGCCGTGGGGCAGCTCGGCCTACCGACGCAGCTGCCGCAAATCGATCTCTTCGCAGCGGAGCGCCCGCCGGCGTAG
- a CDS encoding potassium transporter Kup translates to MTHSTVSPSPAPSSHAPDSAGGRRLTLLTLAALGVVYGDIGTSPLYAMKEAFGPSHGLLPNAVNVYGILSLVTWSILLVVVAKYLVFILRADNNGEGGVLAMLALLLQDTSKRIGPRRRTVLVLLGVFGTALLYGDGIITPAISVLGAVEGLDIVTPTLSGYVVAITLVILVVLFAAQRFGTATVGRAFGPLTLVWFVVIGSLGLTSIIDTPQVLTALNPLYGLRFLLHHGTHGFVALGAVFLSVTGAEALYADMGHFGKVPIRRAFFAVVLPALLLNYFGQGALLLRDPAAVSNPFYLLAPSWFLIPLLIIATLAAIVASQALISGAFSLARQSIQLGYLPRMTIVQTSHEEYGQIYIPQINAALMLGTVCIVLGFKSSAALGAAYGIAVTGTMSITTLLFAVVARTRWNWPLWQVATFATFFFVLDFAFLGANVIKIAAGGWVPLVLAAALVLLMTTWKRGRLALQQLLQRAGLPLDLMLDELGRRPAPRVPGTAVFLTSDSKGAPVVLLHHLKHNKALHQQVVLLSVSSSNVPTVPREERVTVAPLDHGFWRVTARYGFMESPDVPAFLAQCAEQGIVARPMETSYYLGHERLLPTGSTPMAAWRKRLFVLMSRNAQSAAQFFQLPSNRVVEMGAQIEF, encoded by the coding sequence ATGACACACTCGACCGTTTCGCCATCGCCCGCCCCGTCCTCACATGCGCCTGACAGCGCCGGAGGGCGTCGCCTGACGCTGCTGACGCTCGCTGCGTTGGGCGTCGTGTACGGCGACATCGGCACGAGTCCGCTGTACGCGATGAAAGAGGCGTTCGGCCCGTCGCACGGTCTGCTACCCAATGCCGTGAATGTGTACGGCATCCTGAGTCTGGTGACGTGGTCGATTCTGCTCGTCGTGGTGGCGAAGTACCTCGTGTTCATTCTGCGCGCCGACAACAACGGGGAAGGCGGCGTGCTCGCCATGCTCGCCCTGCTGCTGCAGGACACGTCGAAGCGCATCGGCCCGCGCCGACGCACGGTGCTCGTCTTGTTGGGCGTGTTCGGTACGGCGCTGCTGTACGGCGATGGGATCATCACGCCGGCCATCTCCGTGCTGGGCGCCGTTGAAGGGCTCGACATCGTCACGCCCACCCTGTCCGGGTACGTCGTGGCGATCACGCTGGTCATTCTGGTCGTGCTCTTCGCCGCCCAACGCTTCGGTACTGCGACCGTCGGCCGTGCCTTCGGCCCACTGACGTTAGTGTGGTTCGTCGTGATCGGATCGCTGGGCCTCACGTCGATTATCGACACCCCGCAGGTACTGACGGCGCTCAATCCGCTGTACGGACTGCGCTTTCTGCTGCACCACGGGACACACGGATTCGTCGCGCTGGGCGCGGTCTTCCTTTCCGTCACCGGTGCGGAGGCGCTGTATGCGGATATGGGCCACTTCGGCAAAGTGCCCATCCGCCGGGCGTTCTTCGCGGTGGTGTTGCCCGCGCTTTTGCTCAACTATTTCGGCCAGGGGGCGCTGCTGTTGCGGGATCCGGCGGCCGTGAGCAATCCGTTCTATCTCCTGGCGCCCTCCTGGTTTCTCATTCCGCTGCTCATCATCGCCACGCTAGCCGCGATCGTGGCGTCGCAGGCGCTGATCTCCGGCGCGTTCTCGCTGGCGCGCCAGTCGATTCAGCTCGGCTATCTGCCGCGTATGACGATCGTGCAGACGTCGCACGAAGAGTACGGACAGATTTATATCCCGCAGATCAACGCGGCGCTCATGCTCGGCACCGTGTGCATCGTGCTGGGCTTCAAGTCGTCGGCCGCGCTCGGGGCCGCGTATGGCATCGCGGTGACCGGCACCATGTCGATCACGACGCTGCTCTTCGCCGTGGTGGCACGGACGCGCTGGAACTGGCCGCTCTGGCAGGTCGCCACGTTCGCCACGTTCTTCTTCGTGCTGGACTTCGCCTTTCTCGGCGCCAACGTGATCAAGATCGCGGCAGGAGGCTGGGTGCCGCTCGTGCTCGCCGCCGCGTTGGTGCTGCTCATGACGACATGGAAGCGCGGGCGCCTTGCGCTGCAGCAGCTGCTGCAGCGGGCCGGGTTGCCGCTCGACCTCATGCTCGATGAACTCGGGCGCCGGCCAGCGCCGCGCGTGCCTGGTACGGCCGTCTTTCTCACCAGTGACAGCAAAGGCGCGCCGGTGGTGTTGCTGCATCATCTCAAGCACAACAAGGCGCTGCACCAGCAGGTCGTGCTGCTGTCGGTAAGCTCGAGCAACGTGCCGACCGTGCCGCGCGAGGAGCGCGTAACCGTGGCGCCACTCGACCACGGATTCTGGCGCGTGACGGCCCGCTACGGATTCATGGAGAGTCCCGACGTGCCGGCGTTTTTGGCGCAGTGCGCGGAGCAGGGCATTGTCGCCCGCCCCATGGAGACGAGCTACTATCTCGGGCACGAGCGACTCTTGCCGACAGGATCGACCCCCATGGCCGCCTGGCGGAAGCGCCTGTTCGTCCTGATGTCACGGAACGCACAGTCGGCGGCGCAGTTCTTCCAGCTTCCGTCAAACCGCGTGGTCGAGATGGGAGCGCAGATTGAGTTCTAG
- a CDS encoding VOC family protein: MGVSSRDMFGAPADSNTGADRALLGSYGRPPAGYRLPAATRLGTVELQVSNLARSLEYYQLLLGLAVVAQDEATASLAGVGATEPIVILREVPGTRPVAPGSRLGLYHFAILLPDRPAMGRFITHLSEIGARAGSSDHLVSEALYLQDPDGLGIEVYVDRPRDRWRRVDQELMMATDPLDMADLVRVANGAPWTGMPSDTVMGHVHLHVGDLDAADAFYSEGLGFDRMVWRYPGALFLGAGGYHHHLGTNTWAGGALPPRTQDAKLTAWTIVLPSANDVAALRANLVARGIAVTDEPAGILFADPWGTPVRVRT, translated from the coding sequence ATGGGTGTCAGCAGCCGCGACATGTTCGGCGCACCGGCCGATTCGAACACCGGCGCCGATCGGGCACTGCTCGGCAGCTATGGCCGTCCGCCGGCCGGCTATCGATTGCCGGCCGCCACGCGCCTCGGCACGGTCGAACTGCAGGTCAGCAACCTCGCGCGATCCCTCGAGTACTATCAGCTGCTGCTCGGTCTGGCCGTTGTCGCGCAGGACGAGGCCACCGCGTCGCTGGCTGGCGTGGGCGCCACCGAACCGATCGTGATCCTGCGCGAAGTCCCCGGCACGCGTCCGGTGGCACCCGGATCTCGGCTCGGGCTCTATCATTTTGCGATCCTGCTCCCTGATCGGCCGGCGATGGGCCGTTTCATTACGCACCTGTCGGAGATCGGCGCGCGCGCGGGCTCCAGCGATCACCTGGTCAGCGAAGCGTTGTATCTGCAGGACCCCGACGGTCTCGGCATCGAGGTGTACGTGGACCGTCCTCGCGACCGGTGGCGCCGCGTCGACCAGGAACTCATGATGGCAACCGATCCGCTTGATATGGCCGACCTCGTGCGCGTGGCGAATGGAGCGCCATGGACCGGCATGCCGAGCGACACGGTCATGGGACATGTGCACTTGCACGTCGGCGATCTCGATGCGGCCGACGCGTTCTATTCGGAAGGGCTCGGCTTCGATCGCATGGTCTGGCGCTATCCGGGTGCCCTGTTTCTCGGCGCTGGCGGCTACCACCACCATCTCGGCACCAACACCTGGGCGGGCGGTGCACTTCCCCCGCGCACGCAGGACGCCAAGCTGACGGCATGGACGATTGTCCTGCCGTCGGCGAACGACGTGGCGGCGTTGCGCGCGAATCTGGTCGCACGCGGTATCGCCGTCACCGACGAACCAGCGGGTATCCTGTTCGCCGATCCGTGGGGCACGCCGGTGCGGGTGCGCACGTAG